A genome region from Cumulibacter manganitolerans includes the following:
- the treZ gene encoding malto-oligosyltrehalose trehalohydrolase translates to MSRRYDVWAPNAQRMRLDVAGAIVEMTAGDGGWWSADGPDGDYGFLIGESDDVRPDPRSRWQPEGVHARSRTFDAGRHQWRDAGWTGRSIAGGVIYELHLGTFTPEGTLDAALDKLEHLTTLGVTHVELMPVNAFNGDYNWGYDGVLWYAVHEQYGGPAAYQRFVDACHNAGLAVVQDVVYNHLGPSGNYLPEFGPYLSSEGRSSWGEHVNLAEPEVRRYILDNVAFWLETMHVDALRLDAVHALHDSGPTHILREMAELRNAIAERTGRIHELIAESDLNDPTMITPIADGGYGIDAQWSDDFHHALHVALTGEVEGYYADFAPLTALAKVLEEGFFHAGTYSSFRGADHGRPIDTARTKAWRLVVSAQNHDQIGNRARGDRITEKLDESELLIAALMLYAGPFTPMLFMGEEWAASTPFQFFTAHPEPELAAAVAQGRIGEFARMGWDPAVVPDPQDPQTFADSRLSWAEPADGRHARVLAAYRALARLREDLPALRDPSFARGHVWIDPERRWLRVTRGASLDRPAEILLNLGTEPWRAPVDGASSVAFGTREGISREDDDATLLLPARSAALLVRG, encoded by the coding sequence GTGAGCCGCCGGTACGACGTGTGGGCGCCGAACGCCCAGCGCATGCGCCTCGACGTCGCCGGCGCGATCGTCGAGATGACCGCCGGCGACGGCGGCTGGTGGAGCGCCGACGGGCCGGACGGTGATTACGGGTTCCTGATCGGCGAGTCGGACGACGTACGGCCCGACCCGCGCAGCAGGTGGCAGCCCGAAGGCGTGCACGCGCGCTCGCGGACCTTCGACGCCGGCCGTCACCAGTGGCGCGACGCCGGGTGGACCGGGCGGTCGATCGCCGGCGGAGTGATCTACGAGCTGCACCTCGGGACGTTCACGCCGGAGGGCACCCTCGACGCGGCGCTGGACAAGCTCGAGCACCTTACGACGCTCGGCGTCACGCACGTGGAGCTGATGCCGGTCAACGCGTTCAACGGCGACTACAACTGGGGCTACGACGGCGTGCTGTGGTACGCCGTCCACGAGCAGTACGGCGGCCCCGCGGCGTACCAGCGGTTCGTGGATGCCTGCCACAACGCGGGGCTGGCTGTCGTGCAGGACGTGGTGTACAACCATCTCGGTCCCAGCGGGAACTACCTTCCCGAGTTCGGGCCCTACCTCTCCAGCGAGGGCCGTTCGTCGTGGGGTGAGCACGTCAACCTCGCCGAGCCCGAGGTGCGTCGCTACATCCTCGACAACGTGGCTTTCTGGCTCGAGACCATGCACGTCGACGCGTTGCGCCTCGACGCGGTGCACGCGCTGCACGACAGCGGTCCGACGCACATCCTGCGCGAGATGGCCGAGCTGCGTAACGCCATCGCGGAGCGCACGGGACGGATCCACGAGCTGATCGCGGAGTCGGACCTCAACGACCCGACGATGATCACGCCGATCGCGGACGGCGGGTACGGCATCGACGCCCAGTGGAGCGATGACTTCCACCACGCGCTGCACGTCGCGCTCACCGGAGAGGTCGAGGGCTACTACGCCGACTTCGCACCGCTGACGGCGCTCGCGAAGGTGCTGGAGGAGGGGTTCTTCCACGCCGGCACCTACTCCTCGTTCCGCGGAGCCGACCACGGCCGCCCGATCGACACCGCGCGGACGAAGGCCTGGCGGCTCGTGGTCAGCGCCCAGAACCACGACCAGATCGGCAATCGCGCGCGCGGTGACCGGATCACCGAGAAGCTCGACGAGTCCGAGCTGCTCATCGCGGCGCTGATGCTGTACGCCGGGCCGTTCACCCCGATGCTGTTCATGGGCGAGGAGTGGGCGGCGTCCACCCCGTTCCAGTTCTTCACCGCCCATCCCGAGCCGGAGCTGGCCGCCGCCGTCGCCCAGGGACGGATCGGCGAGTTCGCGCGGATGGGCTGGGACCCGGCCGTCGTGCCCGACCCGCAGGACCCGCAGACGTTCGCGGACTCCCGGCTGTCCTGGGCCGAGCCGGCGGACGGCCGGCACGCGCGCGTTCTCGCGGCCTACCGGGCGCTGGCGCGATTGCGCGAGGACCTGCCCGCGCTGCGCGATCCGTCGTTCGCCCGAGGACACGTCTGGATCGACCCCGAGCGTCGGTGGCTGCGGGTCACCCGCGGCGCCTCCCTGGACCGTCCCGCGGAGATCCTGCTCAACCTGGGCACGGAGCCGTGGCGCGCCCCCGTGGACGGCGCGTCGTCCGTCGCGTTCGGCACGCGCGAGGGGATCTCGCGCGAGGACGACGATGCGACGCTGCTGCTGCCGGCGCGCTCCGCGGCGCTGCTCGTCCGCGGCTGA
- a CDS encoding CaiB/BaiF CoA transferase family protein, giving the protein MGGPLDGVRILDLTRVVMGPYATQILADQGADVIMIENADPDTNRMMGGGPHEELSGVALNLLRNKRSVVLDLKSDHGRESVRKLAATCDVVVASMRPAALERLGVAYEQLREVKEDLVYCQAQGFPLASPERDAAAYDDVIQAASGVADISRKVYGEGYLLPTIFADKVSGMAMAQAISAALFQRERTGKGCHIEVAMQRTASSFLLVEHGSKGITEPPMGEPGYSRIMTTERRVHPTSDGMIHVLPYQPKHYDALFASVDWPELADRSRYATPRDALENSDSLYRDVRRVMATRSTEEWMAFCAERSIPAARVATLEGLVQALPVEQHPVVGGYHVTDTGAYFDGAGAELRRHAPLLGQDTDEVLGEL; this is encoded by the coding sequence ATGGGCGGACCGCTCGATGGAGTACGGATCCTCGACCTGACGCGCGTGGTGATGGGTCCGTACGCGACCCAGATCCTCGCCGACCAGGGCGCCGACGTGATCATGATCGAGAACGCCGATCCCGACACCAACCGGATGATGGGCGGCGGTCCGCACGAGGAGCTGTCCGGCGTCGCGCTGAACCTGCTGCGTAACAAGCGATCCGTCGTCCTGGACCTCAAGTCCGACCATGGCCGCGAGAGCGTCCGCAAGCTCGCCGCGACCTGCGACGTCGTCGTCGCCTCGATGCGCCCGGCCGCGCTGGAACGGCTCGGCGTCGCCTACGAGCAGCTGCGCGAGGTCAAGGAGGACCTCGTCTATTGCCAGGCGCAAGGCTTCCCGCTCGCCTCGCCCGAGCGCGACGCCGCGGCGTACGACGACGTGATCCAGGCCGCCAGCGGCGTCGCCGACATCTCCCGCAAGGTGTACGGCGAGGGCTACCTGCTGCCGACCATCTTCGCCGACAAGGTGTCCGGAATGGCGATGGCGCAGGCGATCTCGGCGGCGCTGTTCCAGCGAGAGCGCACCGGCAAGGGTTGCCACATCGAGGTCGCGATGCAGCGCACCGCGAGCTCGTTCCTGCTGGTCGAGCACGGCTCGAAGGGCATCACGGAACCGCCGATGGGCGAGCCGGGATACTCGCGCATCATGACGACCGAGCGGCGCGTGCATCCGACGTCCGACGGGATGATCCACGTGCTGCCCTACCAGCCCAAGCACTACGACGCGCTGTTCGCGTCGGTGGACTGGCCGGAGCTGGCGGACCGGTCGCGGTACGCCACCCCACGGGACGCGCTGGAGAACTCAGACTCGCTGTACCGCGACGTACGCCGGGTGATGGCCACCCGCAGCACCGAGGAGTGGATGGCTTTCTGTGCCGAACGCTCCATCCCCGCCGCGCGCGTCGCGACGCTGGAGGGCCTGGTCCAGGCGCTCCCGGTGGAGCAGCACCCGGTCGTCGGCGGCTACCACGTCACCGACACCGGCGCATACTTCGACGGCGCGGGTGCCGAGCTGCGCCGCCACGCGCCGCTGCTCGGCCAGGACACCGACGAGGTCCTCGGCGAGCTCTAG
- a CDS encoding DinB family protein, which translates to MTEPAEITPDDKDWTVVIGDGCKECGYEPHDVRTTGDRLRASIPRWQERLAHLDAQRRPDPTTWSPVEYAAHVRDVCRIFRERLALMLDEDNPTFDNWDQDAAAVEQDYFHQQPATVASEYAAQATQTADAFDAVRDDQWQRTSKRSNGASFTTESFAVYFLHDIEHHLHDVGA; encoded by the coding sequence ATGACTGAACCCGCCGAGATCACTCCCGATGACAAGGACTGGACCGTCGTCATTGGCGACGGCTGCAAGGAGTGCGGCTACGAGCCGCACGACGTGCGCACGACCGGCGACCGGCTGCGCGCCTCGATTCCCCGCTGGCAGGAGCGGCTCGCCCACCTCGATGCGCAGCGCCGCCCGGACCCGACGACGTGGTCGCCGGTGGAGTACGCCGCGCACGTGCGCGACGTGTGCCGGATCTTCCGCGAGCGGCTGGCCCTCATGCTGGACGAGGACAACCCGACGTTCGACAACTGGGATCAGGACGCCGCCGCCGTCGAGCAGGACTACTTCCACCAGCAGCCGGCGACCGTGGCCAGCGAGTACGCCGCGCAGGCGACCCAGACGGCGGACGCCTTCGACGCGGTGCGCGACGACCAGTGGCAGCGGACCAGCAAGCGCAGCAACGGCGCGTCCTTCACCACCGAGTCGTTCGCGGTGTACTTCCTGCACGACATCGAGCACCACCTGCACGACGTCGGCGCCTGA
- the mhpA gene encoding bifunctional 3-(3-hydroxy-phenyl)propionate/3-hydroxycinnamic acid hydroxylase MhpA has protein sequence MSNTDFDVIVVGAGPVGLITARELGRLGHSVAVLERFPNPYPLPRAVAFDFEIGRYFAKTGLGEKMRSISEPVTDFYEWKNADYEPLVKIDWGAPGPSGWPVTSMFSQPELEEVLREAMPDVAGVQLLPGHEVVDTYEYDDHIEVKSRCGTGETVEEKVCSTKYVVGCDGANSFVRQAMEVENNDLGFFFDWLICDLIPLDDSQWSPINWQYCDPRRPTTLVSGGPGRRRWEFMLLPGETAETMNHEQVAWDLLKVWGRTPENSVLERHAVYRFQARWAKEWRKGRLLLAGDAAHLMPPFAGQGMCSGIRDAMNLTWKLDLVLRGRADDALLDTYGPERITHLQNAIEWSIALGNVICILDEDKARERDERMIAGGADPMMVMPPPAPPILGPGVTDRTRGAQQLVAMTSPQFLLDVDGEERFQDELLGSGWSVLARNGALGSLSEQARAVLRALDAKTVSLDGSDAAEATLQGRLAGPFAEYFDGAGIDLLVVRPDFYVYGAVSATEADALITGLGDAPALAGREVAGSSSS, from the coding sequence ATGAGCAACACGGATTTCGATGTCATCGTCGTCGGCGCCGGCCCGGTCGGCCTGATCACGGCGCGCGAGCTCGGCCGTCTCGGCCACTCGGTCGCCGTCCTGGAGCGGTTCCCCAACCCCTACCCGCTGCCCCGCGCGGTGGCCTTCGACTTCGAGATCGGCCGCTACTTCGCCAAGACGGGCCTCGGCGAGAAGATGCGGTCGATCAGCGAGCCGGTCACCGACTTCTACGAGTGGAAGAACGCGGACTACGAGCCGCTGGTGAAGATCGACTGGGGTGCGCCCGGGCCGTCGGGCTGGCCGGTCACGAGCATGTTCTCGCAGCCGGAGCTCGAGGAGGTGCTGCGCGAGGCGATGCCGGACGTGGCCGGCGTACAGCTGCTCCCGGGTCACGAGGTCGTCGACACCTACGAGTACGACGACCACATCGAGGTGAAGTCGCGCTGCGGTACCGGCGAGACCGTCGAGGAGAAGGTGTGCTCGACGAAGTACGTGGTCGGCTGCGACGGCGCCAACAGCTTCGTGCGTCAAGCGATGGAGGTCGAGAACAACGACCTGGGCTTCTTCTTCGACTGGCTGATCTGCGACCTGATCCCGCTGGACGACTCCCAGTGGTCGCCGATCAACTGGCAGTACTGCGATCCCCGCCGTCCCACCACCCTCGTGTCGGGCGGCCCCGGACGCCGGCGCTGGGAGTTCATGCTGCTGCCCGGCGAGACCGCGGAGACGATGAACCACGAGCAGGTCGCCTGGGACCTGCTGAAGGTGTGGGGCCGGACGCCGGAGAACTCCGTCCTGGAGCGGCACGCGGTGTACCGCTTCCAGGCGCGGTGGGCCAAGGAGTGGCGCAAGGGCCGGCTGCTGCTCGCCGGCGACGCGGCGCACCTGATGCCGCCGTTCGCCGGCCAGGGTATGTGCTCGGGGATCCGCGATGCGATGAACCTGACCTGGAAGCTCGATCTGGTGCTGCGCGGGCGCGCCGACGACGCGCTGCTCGACACCTACGGCCCGGAGCGGATCACCCATCTGCAGAACGCGATCGAGTGGTCGATCGCGCTCGGCAACGTCATCTGCATCCTCGACGAGGACAAGGCGCGCGAGCGTGACGAGCGGATGATCGCCGGGGGCGCCGACCCGATGATGGTCATGCCGCCGCCGGCGCCGCCGATCCTGGGCCCCGGCGTGACGGACCGGACGCGCGGCGCGCAGCAGCTGGTCGCGATGACCTCGCCGCAGTTCCTGCTGGACGTCGACGGCGAGGAGCGCTTCCAGGACGAGCTGCTCGGAAGCGGTTGGTCGGTCCTCGCCCGCAACGGCGCGCTCGGGTCGCTGTCGGAGCAGGCCCGCGCGGTCCTGCGCGCCCTCGACGCGAAGACGGTCAGCCTCGACGGATCGGACGCCGCGGAAGCGACGCTGCAGGGCCGTCTCGCCGGGCCGTTCGCCGAGTACTTCGACGGCGCCGGGATCGACCTGCTCGTCGTCCGCCCCGATTTCTACGTCTACGGCGCGGTGTCCGCGACCGAGGCCGACGCACTGATCACCGGCCTGGGCGACGCCCCCGCGCTGGCCGGCCGCGAGGTGGCGGGGTCGTCGTCCAGCTGA
- a CDS encoding VOC family protein produces the protein MALHQLAKITIGVPNVADTVDYYTDFGLGHLGEGRFTTREGGEQLNITHSRVRRLEEILLACDDQDDIARVRSNLTRLGFESQLDGGRLTAIEPTTAIRTVLEVRPRLIQKPVEPTVYNWPGNPARANTRADGNVRSGAVQPLKLGHTVVGTTNLDQTYAFFVDGFGFKVSDVAKGVGAFLRCSTDHHNLLVQAAPVVFMHHSSWQVEDVDQVGRGAMAMLEDNPERHVWGLGRHYAGSNFFWYLKDPAGNFSEYYSDMDCIIDDALWKPEEVEGARGLFQWGSPPPPSFLRPEDLAAMMTGQHSDK, from the coding sequence ATGGCTCTGCATCAGCTCGCGAAGATCACCATCGGCGTCCCGAACGTCGCCGACACGGTCGACTACTACACCGACTTCGGGCTCGGGCACCTCGGCGAGGGTCGCTTCACCACCCGCGAGGGCGGCGAGCAGCTCAACATCACGCACTCCCGGGTCCGCCGCCTCGAGGAGATCCTGCTGGCCTGCGACGACCAGGACGACATCGCGCGCGTCCGCTCGAACCTGACGAGGCTCGGGTTCGAGTCGCAGCTCGACGGAGGCCGGCTGACCGCGATCGAGCCGACCACCGCCATCCGCACGGTGCTCGAGGTGCGGCCGCGGCTGATCCAGAAACCGGTCGAGCCGACCGTCTACAACTGGCCGGGCAACCCGGCGCGGGCGAACACCCGCGCCGACGGCAACGTGCGCTCGGGGGCCGTCCAGCCGCTGAAGCTCGGGCACACCGTCGTCGGGACCACCAACCTCGACCAGACGTACGCGTTCTTCGTCGACGGGTTCGGGTTCAAGGTCTCCGACGTCGCCAAGGGCGTCGGCGCCTTCCTGCGCTGCTCGACCGACCACCACAACCTGCTGGTGCAGGCCGCCCCCGTGGTGTTCATGCACCACTCGTCGTGGCAGGTCGAGGACGTCGACCAGGTCGGCCGCGGCGCCATGGCGATGCTGGAGGACAACCCGGAGCGCCACGTGTGGGGCCTCGGGCGGCACTACGCCGGCAGCAACTTCTTCTGGTACCTGAAGGATCCGGCCGGGAACTTCTCGGAGTACTACTCCGACATGGACTGCATCATCGACGACGCGCTCTGGAAGCCCGAGGAGGTCGAGGGTGCCCGCGGCCTGTTCCAGTGGGGTTCGCCGCCGCCGCCGTCCTTCCTGCGGCCCGAGGACCTGGCCGCGATGATGACCGGCCAGCACAGCGACAAGTAG
- a CDS encoding fumarylacetoacetate hydrolase family protein has product MKIANLSGRLVIVEGQTAYDVAKASDGRFGPEPQSAYADWAAFASWAAGADLGEGQPFAAEDLGAPVPEPGQIFAIGLNYRDHAAEAGLAVPDGVPPTFTKFKNCLSGPVSTVTLPAGGQVDWEVELVVVIGKAARNVAAADAWEHVAGLTAGQDLSERVTQSAGPAPQFSLGKSFEGFGPTGPYVVTPDELADRDAIALSCAIDGETMQDGNTSNLVFSVPVLIEKLSAVLPLDAGDIIFTGTPAGVGLGRTPKRFLADGEVLTSKIDGIGELRQTFVAQK; this is encoded by the coding sequence GTGAAGATCGCAAACCTCAGCGGCCGCCTCGTCATCGTCGAGGGCCAGACGGCGTATGACGTGGCGAAGGCCAGCGACGGCCGCTTCGGCCCGGAGCCGCAGTCGGCGTACGCCGACTGGGCGGCGTTCGCCTCGTGGGCCGCCGGCGCGGACCTCGGCGAGGGCCAGCCGTTCGCCGCCGAGGACCTCGGCGCCCCCGTCCCCGAGCCGGGCCAGATCTTCGCGATCGGCCTGAACTACCGCGATCACGCGGCCGAGGCCGGCCTCGCCGTGCCGGACGGCGTACCGCCCACGTTCACCAAGTTCAAGAACTGCCTGAGCGGTCCGGTCAGCACCGTCACCCTTCCGGCCGGCGGCCAGGTCGACTGGGAGGTCGAGCTGGTCGTCGTCATCGGCAAGGCGGCCCGCAACGTCGCGGCCGCGGACGCATGGGAGCACGTCGCCGGGCTCACCGCCGGGCAGGATCTCTCCGAGCGGGTCACCCAGAGCGCCGGACCGGCCCCGCAGTTCAGCCTCGGCAAGTCCTTCGAGGGCTTCGGCCCCACCGGGCCGTACGTCGTGACCCCGGACGAGCTCGCCGACCGCGACGCGATCGCGCTGTCGTGCGCGATCGACGGTGAGACCATGCAGGACGGCAACACCAGCAACCTGGTGTTCTCGGTGCCGGTGCTCATCGAGAAGCTCTCGGCCGTGCTGCCGCTGGACGCCGGCGACATCATCTTCACGGGAACGCCGGCCGGCGTCGGACTGGGCCGCACCCCCAAGCGCTTCCTCGCGGACGGCGAGGTCCTCACCAGCAAGATCGACGGCATCGGCGAGCTCCGGCAGACCTTCGTCGCCCAGAAGTAG
- a CDS encoding FadR/GntR family transcriptional regulator, translated as MQTRSRAELAADLIGVISSDVPSGGRMGTKEELRARAGVSVGTFNEALRLAQTRGVVRVKPGPGGGVFAADQQGMVRLANVVLALDIDAGAVEQAIRLRDALDPLLVEDAIDHARPSDIERLRALAEEMERVDEEDGGLAVTKVIWRLHAAIAAISPNQMISSIYEGLLDLIEKHTVGVADAQPPAHTGDRVRLHRDIVEAIADRDATRAAELMVDHQIAARRRG; from the coding sequence GTGCAGACCCGTTCCCGAGCCGAGCTCGCCGCCGACCTCATCGGCGTGATCTCGTCCGACGTGCCGTCCGGCGGACGGATGGGCACCAAGGAGGAGCTGCGGGCGCGGGCGGGGGTGAGCGTCGGGACGTTCAACGAGGCCCTGCGCCTGGCTCAGACCCGCGGCGTCGTCCGGGTCAAGCCCGGGCCCGGCGGAGGCGTCTTCGCCGCCGACCAGCAGGGCATGGTCCGGCTGGCCAACGTCGTCCTGGCGCTGGACATCGATGCGGGCGCCGTCGAGCAGGCCATCCGGCTGCGCGACGCCCTGGACCCGCTGCTGGTCGAGGACGCGATCGACCACGCCCGGCCGAGCGACATCGAGAGGCTGCGCGCGCTCGCCGAGGAGATGGAGCGCGTCGACGAGGAGGACGGCGGACTGGCCGTCACCAAGGTGATCTGGCGGCTGCACGCTGCCATCGCCGCGATCTCGCCGAACCAGATGATCTCGTCGATCTACGAGGGCCTGCTCGACCTCATCGAGAAGCACACCGTGGGAGTCGCCGACGCCCAGCCGCCGGCGCACACCGGGGATCGGGTTCGCCTGCACCGCGACATCGTGGAGGCCATCGCCGATCGCGACGCGACCCGGGCCGCCGAGCTCATGGTCGACCACCAGATCGCCGCGCGCAGACGCGGCTGA
- a CDS encoding MarR family winged helix-turn-helix transcriptional regulator — protein MTNVANRDVAALQRLTRDLLAVAMTTVQEISDVSMPQMRLLFAVADAGSAPCGSLAHQLGVAGSSVTRLADRMVAAGYLDRRHSPDNRSVVLLSLTDSGAAVIDAVVERRARIFRDALGELDPSARAGLLRGLDGLHAALDAAAQPAER, from the coding sequence ATGACAAATGTTGCGAATCGCGACGTCGCCGCCCTGCAGCGGCTCACCCGTGACCTGCTCGCCGTCGCGATGACGACCGTGCAGGAGATCAGCGACGTGTCGATGCCCCAGATGCGGTTGCTGTTCGCAGTCGCCGACGCCGGTTCCGCACCGTGCGGGAGCCTGGCGCACCAGCTCGGCGTGGCCGGCTCGTCCGTCACGCGACTGGCCGACCGCATGGTCGCCGCGGGATATCTCGACCGCCGGCACAGCCCCGACAACCGAAGCGTCGTCCTGCTCTCGCTCACCGACTCCGGTGCCGCCGTCATCGACGCGGTCGTCGAGCGTCGCGCCCGGATCTTCCGCGATGCGTTGGGGGAGCTCGATCCGAGCGCCCGGGCGGGGCTGCTTCGAGGGCTCGACGGCCTGCACGCCGCGCTCGACGCTGCCGCCCAGCCCGCCGAGCGGTGA
- a CDS encoding chloride channel protein: MTRNTHLGDFNVDRRMVLIALLAIPVGALGAVAAWALLRLIGLVTNLCFYGRVSTDLIAPGSVAHPWWLVLLMPVAGGLVIGLMARFGSEKIRGHGMPEAIESILTRGSVVEPKVAILKPVSSAVSIGTGGPFGAEGPIIMTGGAIGSILAQHLHLTADERKTLLVSGAAAGMAATFNSPLAAVLLAVELLLFEWRPRSLVPVSAAVAVAAIVRAPLLGGGPIFPVDTHGVTASAGADLLAVVLGVCGAVVALVATQLVYRAEDLFARLPFHWMWWPAIGGLVIGLGGLMEPRALGVGYDVIDALLTGHATTSLIIGILVVKTLIWSLSLGSGTSGGVLAPIFMIGGALGAAVGLLLPHVFPGFWALLGLAAVVGGVMRSPLTGVVFTLELTQAWSAALPVLIASVTAFAVSVLVLRRSVLTEKIARRGLHLTRDYSTDPLETFFCADVARTDPDSLAIARGEDAGPVLRAHDTLRHAAYVMAESRIDHAPVLDAQDAVVGLVRLPDLLSARRHDLNEATARERPLRFFAGRATGED; this comes from the coding sequence ATGACCCGCAACACCCACCTCGGAGACTTCAACGTGGACCGGCGGATGGTGCTGATCGCGCTGCTCGCGATCCCCGTGGGGGCGCTCGGCGCGGTCGCCGCGTGGGCGCTGCTGCGGCTCATCGGGCTGGTGACGAATCTGTGCTTCTACGGCCGGGTGTCGACCGACCTCATCGCGCCGGGCAGCGTCGCGCACCCGTGGTGGCTGGTGCTGCTGATGCCCGTCGCCGGCGGACTCGTCATCGGGCTGATGGCGCGGTTCGGCTCGGAGAAGATCCGCGGTCACGGCATGCCGGAGGCGATCGAGTCGATCCTCACCCGCGGCAGCGTGGTCGAGCCCAAGGTGGCCATCCTCAAGCCGGTGTCGTCCGCGGTCAGCATCGGGACCGGCGGGCCGTTCGGCGCCGAGGGCCCGATCATCATGACCGGCGGCGCGATCGGGTCGATCCTCGCCCAGCACCTGCACCTGACGGCCGACGAGCGCAAGACGCTCCTGGTGTCCGGCGCCGCGGCCGGCATGGCGGCCACCTTCAACTCCCCGCTGGCCGCGGTGCTGCTCGCCGTCGAGCTGCTGCTGTTCGAGTGGCGCCCGCGCAGCCTCGTGCCGGTGTCCGCCGCCGTCGCCGTCGCGGCGATCGTGCGCGCACCGTTGCTCGGTGGCGGCCCCATCTTCCCGGTCGACACGCACGGCGTCACGGCGTCCGCCGGCGCCGACCTGCTCGCCGTCGTCCTCGGCGTCTGCGGAGCGGTGGTCGCGCTGGTCGCCACCCAGCTGGTGTACCGCGCGGAGGACCTGTTCGCCCGGCTGCCCTTCCACTGGATGTGGTGGCCGGCGATCGGTGGCCTGGTCATCGGGCTCGGCGGCCTGATGGAGCCGCGCGCGCTCGGCGTCGGGTACGACGTCATCGACGCGCTGCTCACCGGGCACGCGACGACGAGCCTGATCATCGGCATCCTCGTGGTCAAGACGCTGATCTGGTCGCTGTCGCTGGGCTCGGGCACCTCCGGCGGCGTCCTCGCGCCGATCTTCATGATCGGCGGCGCGCTGGGCGCCGCGGTCGGGCTGCTCCTGCCGCACGTGTTCCCGGGATTCTGGGCGCTGCTCGGGCTCGCCGCGGTCGTCGGCGGCGTGATGCGCTCTCCGCTGACCGGCGTGGTGTTCACCCTGGAGCTGACCCAGGCGTGGAGCGCGGCGCTCCCGGTGCTGATCGCCTCGGTGACCGCTTTCGCGGTCTCGGTGCTGGTGCTGCGCCGGTCGGTGCTCACGGAGAAGATCGCGCGACGCGGCCTGCACCTGACCCGCGACTACTCGACCGACCCGCTGGAGACGTTCTTCTGCGCGGACGTCGCGCGGACCGATCCCGACAGCCTGGCGATCGCCCGCGGCGAGGACGCCGGACCTGTGCTGCGCGCGCACGACACACTGCGGCACGCGGCGTACGTGATGGCCGAGAGCCGCATCGACCACGCCCCCGTCCTCGATGCGCAGGACGCCGTCGTCGGGCTGGTGCGGCTGCCGGACCTGCTCAGCGCGCGGCGGCACGACCTGAACGAGGCCACCGCGCGCGAGCGGCCGCTGCGGTTCTTCGCCGGCCGGGCGACCGGCGAGGACTAG
- a CDS encoding aldo/keto reductase — MEYVRIGDSGLVVSEIALGCMTYGAPDQGTHPWSLPEDQSRPLIKQAVDAGITFFDTANVYSNGSSEEIVGRALRDFTSRDDVVIATKVFNRMRPGPYGGGLSRKAIMAECEASLRRLGTDFIDLYQIHRWDYSTPIDETMEALHDLVRSGKVRYLGASSMHAWQFAKAQHLAEMNGWTPFIAMQDHYNLLAREEEREMHPMCLDMGVGVIPWSPLARGRLTRPWDTATGRTETDEFGKTLYRDDDVNIVDAVRAVADERGVPMAQIALAWVRSKPVVDAPIVGASKASQLDDAVAALSIDLTDDEIARLEGPYTPRQNAGFR; from the coding sequence ATGGAATACGTACGTATCGGCGACAGCGGGCTCGTCGTCTCGGAGATCGCTCTCGGCTGCATGACCTACGGCGCGCCCGATCAGGGCACGCACCCGTGGTCGCTGCCGGAGGATCAGTCCAGGCCGCTCATCAAGCAGGCCGTCGACGCCGGCATCACTTTCTTCGACACCGCCAACGTCTACTCGAACGGCTCCTCGGAGGAGATCGTCGGTCGCGCGCTGCGTGACTTCACCAGCCGCGACGACGTCGTCATCGCGACCAAGGTCTTCAACCGGATGCGCCCCGGGCCGTACGGCGGGGGCCTGTCGCGCAAGGCCATCATGGCCGAGTGCGAGGCGTCCCTGCGCAGGCTCGGCACCGACTTCATCGATCTGTACCAGATCCACCGCTGGGACTACAGCACGCCGATCGACGAGACGATGGAGGCGCTGCACGACCTGGTCCGCAGCGGCAAGGTCCGCTACCTGGGCGCGTCCTCGATGCATGCGTGGCAGTTCGCCAAGGCGCAGCATCTCGCCGAGATGAACGGGTGGACGCCGTTCATCGCCATGCAGGACCACTACAACCTGCTGGCGCGCGAGGAGGAGCGCGAGATGCACCCGATGTGCCTGGACATGGGCGTCGGCGTCATCCCGTGGAGCCCGCTGGCCCGCGGCCGGCTGACCCGCCCGTGGGACACCGCGACGGGCCGCACCGAGACCGACGAGTTCGGCAAGACGCTGTACCGGGACGACGACGTCAACATCGTCGACGCGGTGCGCGCGGTCGCCGACGAGCGTGGCGTGCCGATGGCCCAGATCGCGCTGGCGTGGGTGCGCAGCAAGCCGGTCGTGGACGCGCCGATCGTCGGCGCCTCCAAGGCCTCGCAGCTGGACGACGCGGTGGCCGCGCTGTCGATCGACCTCACCGACGACGAGATCGCGCGCCTCGAGGGCCCGTACACGCCGCGGCAGAACGCCGGCTTCCGCTAG